From Lemur catta isolate mLemCat1 chromosome 19, mLemCat1.pri, whole genome shotgun sequence, a single genomic window includes:
- the NPFFR2 gene encoding neuropeptide FF receptor 2: MNEKWDSNSSENWLPIWSVNDTKHHLYSEINVTYVNYYLHQPQVAAIFIISYLLIFFLCIVGNTVVCFIVMRNKHMHTVTNLFILNLAISDLLVGIFCMPITLLDNIIAGWPFGNTMCKISGLVQGISVAASVFTLVAIAVDRFRCVVYPFKSKLSIKTALVIIVIIWVLAITIMSPSAVMLHVQEEKYYRVRLNSYNQTSPVYWCREDWPNQEMRKIYTTVLFANIYLAPLSLIVVMYGRIGVSLFRTAVPHSGKQSQEQWHVVSKRKQRVVKMLLIVALLFILSWLPLWTLMMLSDYADLSPNELRVINIYVYPFAHWLAFGNSSVNPIIYGFFNENFRRGFQEAFQLQLCPKKAKPRETYALKAKNSAVISSSNQHAQEPTFQNPHRENLLYRKSGEKPSQELVMEELREATNSSQI; the protein is encoded by the exons ATGAATGAGAAATGGGACTCAAACTCTTCAGAAAACTGGCTTCCCATCTGGAGTGTCAATGACACAAAGCATCATCTGTACTCAGAAATTAATGTTACCTATGTGAACTACTATCTGCACCAGCCCCAAGTGGCAGCAATCTTCATCATTTCCTACTTACTGATCTTCTTCTTGTGCATAGTGGGAAATACTGTGGTTTGCTTTATTGTAATGAGGAACAAACATATGCACACAGTCAccaatctcttcattttaaaCCTGGCCATCAGTGATTTACTAGTTGGCATATTCTGCATGCCTATAACACTGCTGGACAATATCATAGCAG GATGGCCATTTGGAAATACAATGTGCAAGATCAGTGGGCTGGTCCAGGGAATATCGGTTGCAGCTTCAGTCTTTACTTTAGTTGCAATAGCTGTGGATAG GTTCCGGTGTGTCGTCTACCCTTTTAAATCGAAGCTCTCTATCAAGACAGCACTTGTCATTATCGTGATCATCTGGGTCTTGGCCATCACCATCATGTCTCCATCTGCAGTAATGTTACACgtgcaagaagaaaaatattaccgAGTGAGACTCAACTCGTACAATCAAACCAGCCCAGTCTACTGGTGTCGGGAAGATTGGCCCAACCAGGAAATGAGGAAGATCTACACCACTGTGCTGTTCGCCAACATCTACCTGGCTCCCCTGTCCCTCATTGTTGTCATGTATGGAAGGATTGGGGTTTCACTCTTCAGGACTGCGGTGCCCCACTCGGGCAAGCAGAGCCAAGAGCAGTGGCATGTGGTGTCCAAGAGGAAGCAGAGAGTGGTGAAGATGCTCCTGATCGTGGCCCTGCTCTTCATCCTCTCCTGGCTGCCCCTGTGGACTCTGATGATGCTCTCGGACTACGCCGACCTTTCTCCAAATGAGCTGCGGGTCATCAACATCTACGTCTACCCTTTTGCACACTGGCTGGCCTTCGGCAACAGCAGCGTCAACCCCATCATCTATGGTTTCTTCAATGAGAATTTCCGCCGTGGGTTCCAAGAGGCTTTCCAGCTCCAGCTCTGCCCAAAAAAGGCAAAGCCCAGGGAAACCTATGCCCTAAAAGCTAAGAACAGTGCGGTCATAAGCTCATCTAATCAGCATGCCCAGGAACCTACATTTCAAAACCCACATAGGGAAAATTTGCTTTATAGGAAAAGTGGTGAAAAACCCAGCCAGGAATTAGTGATGGAAGAATTGAGAGAAGCTACCAATAGCAGTCAGATTTAA